From Bacteroidota bacterium, one genomic window encodes:
- a CDS encoding PorP/SprF family type IX secretion system membrane protein, with protein MRKIIFHIVVFSFPLSFSAQDLHLTHYDAAKIYLNPAMTGMFDGYYRIHANYRNQWSAVSTKPFQTAAIAWDMPVNRFGVGAQIMNNRAGYGNFNVLQLNLSGAYDLQCDKNNYHHVAFGMEAGVIQKSVDFNRLYWGSQYTLADDGTFDTSIPSGENFSGVERKYMLDVTAGALYYYAKEGSRLNPFIGFSAFHLNQPNESFYGVTNKLPIHYIIHAGTRIGINEKIQLQPRFLYMHQANDYEMVFGLMANLFLPNSDSYLIFGPTFRYVGPHDLHDFDAAIFEVGLKNGPFTYRMSYDVNVSTLQPSTNSRGGIEFSVIYIAKRKTPVVAPNCPRL; from the coding sequence ATGCGAAAAATTATTTTTCATATTGTGGTGTTTTCCTTCCCGCTGAGTTTTTCTGCGCAGGATCTTCATCTCACTCATTATGATGCGGCGAAGATTTACCTGAATCCTGCGATGACCGGAATGTTCGACGGATACTATCGCATTCATGCGAATTATCGTAATCAATGGTCTGCTGTTTCAACTAAACCTTTTCAGACTGCTGCCATTGCATGGGACATGCCCGTTAATCGATTCGGAGTTGGAGCACAGATCATGAATAATCGCGCGGGCTACGGAAATTTCAATGTGCTTCAGTTGAATTTGTCGGGCGCTTATGATTTGCAGTGTGACAAAAATAATTATCACCACGTTGCATTCGGAATGGAAGCGGGTGTCATTCAGAAAAGTGTTGACTTCAATCGTCTCTATTGGGGAAGCCAGTACACACTTGCAGACGACGGAACTTTTGACACTTCAATTCCAAGCGGAGAAAATTTCAGTGGTGTGGAAAGAAAATATATGCTTGATGTTACGGCAGGCGCACTTTACTATTATGCAAAAGAAGGATCGCGTTTAAATCCATTCATCGGTTTTTCTGCATTTCATCTCAATCAACCGAATGAATCATTTTATGGTGTGACCAATAAATTGCCTATCCATTACATCATTCATGCAGGAACGCGCATCGGTATCAATGAGAAGATCCAATTGCAACCGAGGTTCCTTTACATGCACCAGGCGAATGATTATGAAATGGTTTTTGGTTTGATGGCGAATTTATTTCTGCCGAATTCAGATTCCTATCTCATCTTCGGCCCCACTTTCCGCTATGTAGGCCCGCATGATCTTCATGATTTTGATGCAGCAATATTTGAAGTCGGATTGAAGAATGGTCCTTTCACTTACCGCATGAGTTATGATGTGAATGTTTCCACAC